The following are encoded in a window of Narcine bancroftii isolate sNarBan1 chromosome 2, sNarBan1.hap1, whole genome shotgun sequence genomic DNA:
- the vash1 gene encoding tubulinyl-Tyr carboxypeptidase 1 isoform X5: protein MPSVPAFQLSTLVPERLEAIQRYTRELQYNHTGTQFFEIKKNRPLTGLMDLAKEMIRESLPIKCLEAVILGIYLTNNMPGVERFPISFKTQFSGNHFRHIVLGIHHAGRFGTLGMSRREDLMFKPPVCRTLLDLILEFEASYRKCWHTLKKVKIGQYVSHDPHSVEQVEWKHSVLDVEKLSREELRKELERHTRDMRLKVVKGAAMPSSPTPERKKDTSSPQRSQSSPHRRNGRSERRSSGEKKTTEQKGLHDVGYQIRV, encoded by the exons atgccatctgtgcCTGCCTTTCAGCTGTCCACGCTTGTCCCTGAACGCCTGGAAGCCATACAGAGATACACCAGGGAATTGCA GTACAATCACACTGGGACCCAGTTCTTTGAGATAAAGAAGAATCGCCCTTTAACTGG CCTAATGGATCTTGCAAAAGAAATGATTCGAGAATCTCTGCCAATAAAGTGCTTGGAAGCAGTGATATTAGGGat TTACCTCACCAACAACATGCCCGGTGTAGAGAGATTCCCTATCAGTTTCAAAACTCAGTTCTCAGGGAACCACTTCCGCCACATAGTGCTGGGGATCCACCATGCCGGGCGCTTTGGTACACTGGGCATGAGCCGGCGTGAGGACCTCATGTTCAAACCCCCCGTGTGCAGGACTTTGCTTGACCTCATCCTAGAGTTTGAGGCCTCCTACAGGAAGTGCTGGCACACGCTGAAGAAGGTCAAGATTGGCCAGTACGTGTCCCACGACCCTCACAGTGTGGAGCAGGTGGAGTGGAAGCACTCAGTTCTGGACGTGGAGAAGCTGAGCCGGGAAGAGCTGCGCAAGGAGCTGGAGCGACACACCCGGGATATGCGGCTGAAG GTTGTGAAGGGAGCAGCCATGCCCTCGTCCCCAACTCCTGAGAGGAAGAAGGACACGTCATCACCCCAGCGCAGCCAGTCAAGCCCGCATCGCAGGAATGGCCGCAGTGAGAGAAG ATCTTCAGGAGAGAAGAAAACTACAGAACAAAAGGGCCTGCATGATGTGGGCTACCAGATCCGTGTGTGA
- the vash1 gene encoding tubulinyl-Tyr carboxypeptidase 1 isoform X3, with translation MIPMPSVPAFQLSTLVPERLEAIQRYTRELQYNHTGTQFFEIKKNRPLTGLMDLAKEMIRESLPIKCLEAVILGIYLTNNMPGVERFPISFKTQFSGNHFRHIVLGIHHAGRFGTLGMSRREDLMFKPPVCRTLLDLILEFEASYRKCWHTLKKVKIGQYVSHDPHSVEQVEWKHSVLDVEKLSREELRKELERHTRDMRLKVVKGAAMPSSPTPERKKDTSSPQRSQSSPHRRNGRSERRSSGEKKTTEQKGLHDVGYQIRV, from the exons atg attccaatgccatctgtgcCTGCCTTTCAGCTGTCCACGCTTGTCCCTGAACGCCTGGAAGCCATACAGAGATACACCAGGGAATTGCA GTACAATCACACTGGGACCCAGTTCTTTGAGATAAAGAAGAATCGCCCTTTAACTGG CCTAATGGATCTTGCAAAAGAAATGATTCGAGAATCTCTGCCAATAAAGTGCTTGGAAGCAGTGATATTAGGGat TTACCTCACCAACAACATGCCCGGTGTAGAGAGATTCCCTATCAGTTTCAAAACTCAGTTCTCAGGGAACCACTTCCGCCACATAGTGCTGGGGATCCACCATGCCGGGCGCTTTGGTACACTGGGCATGAGCCGGCGTGAGGACCTCATGTTCAAACCCCCCGTGTGCAGGACTTTGCTTGACCTCATCCTAGAGTTTGAGGCCTCCTACAGGAAGTGCTGGCACACGCTGAAGAAGGTCAAGATTGGCCAGTACGTGTCCCACGACCCTCACAGTGTGGAGCAGGTGGAGTGGAAGCACTCAGTTCTGGACGTGGAGAAGCTGAGCCGGGAAGAGCTGCGCAAGGAGCTGGAGCGACACACCCGGGATATGCGGCTGAAG GTTGTGAAGGGAGCAGCCATGCCCTCGTCCCCAACTCCTGAGAGGAAGAAGGACACGTCATCACCCCAGCGCAGCCAGTCAAGCCCGCATCGCAGGAATGGCCGCAGTGAGAGAAG ATCTTCAGGAGAGAAGAAAACTACAGAACAAAAGGGCCTGCATGATGTGGGCTACCAGATCCGTGTGTGA
- the vash1 gene encoding tubulinyl-Tyr carboxypeptidase 1 isoform X2, producing the protein MFTVEISAKTIPMPSVPAFQLSTLVPERLEAIQRYTRELQYNHTGTQFFEIKKNRPLTGLMDLAKEMIRESLPIKCLEAVILGIYLTNNMPGVERFPISFKTQFSGNHFRHIVLGIHHAGRFGTLGMSRREDLMFKPPVCRTLLDLILEFEASYRKCWHTLKKVKIGQYVSHDPHSVEQVEWKHSVLDVEKLSREELRKELERHTRDMRLKVVKGAAMPSSPTPERKKDTSSPQRSQSSPHRRNGRSERRSSGEKKTTEQKGLHDVGYQIRV; encoded by the exons ATGTTCACAGTGGAGATTTCTGCAAAAACA attccaatgccatctgtgcCTGCCTTTCAGCTGTCCACGCTTGTCCCTGAACGCCTGGAAGCCATACAGAGATACACCAGGGAATTGCA GTACAATCACACTGGGACCCAGTTCTTTGAGATAAAGAAGAATCGCCCTTTAACTGG CCTAATGGATCTTGCAAAAGAAATGATTCGAGAATCTCTGCCAATAAAGTGCTTGGAAGCAGTGATATTAGGGat TTACCTCACCAACAACATGCCCGGTGTAGAGAGATTCCCTATCAGTTTCAAAACTCAGTTCTCAGGGAACCACTTCCGCCACATAGTGCTGGGGATCCACCATGCCGGGCGCTTTGGTACACTGGGCATGAGCCGGCGTGAGGACCTCATGTTCAAACCCCCCGTGTGCAGGACTTTGCTTGACCTCATCCTAGAGTTTGAGGCCTCCTACAGGAAGTGCTGGCACACGCTGAAGAAGGTCAAGATTGGCCAGTACGTGTCCCACGACCCTCACAGTGTGGAGCAGGTGGAGTGGAAGCACTCAGTTCTGGACGTGGAGAAGCTGAGCCGGGAAGAGCTGCGCAAGGAGCTGGAGCGACACACCCGGGATATGCGGCTGAAG GTTGTGAAGGGAGCAGCCATGCCCTCGTCCCCAACTCCTGAGAGGAAGAAGGACACGTCATCACCCCAGCGCAGCCAGTCAAGCCCGCATCGCAGGAATGGCCGCAGTGAGAGAAG ATCTTCAGGAGAGAAGAAAACTACAGAACAAAAGGGCCTGCATGATGTGGGCTACCAGATCCGTGTGTGA
- the vash1 gene encoding tubulinyl-Tyr carboxypeptidase 1 isoform X4, with protein MIPMPSVPAFQLSTLVPERLEAIQRYTRELQYNHTGTQFFEIKKNRPLTGLMDLAKEMIRESLPIKCLEAVILGIYLTNNMPGVERFPISFKTQFSGNHFRHIVLGIHHAGRFGTLGMSRREDLMFKPPVCRTLLDLILEFEASYRKCWHTLKKVKIGQYVSHDPHSVEQVEWKHSVLDVEKLSREELRKELERHTRDMRLKVVKGAAMPSSPTPERKKDTSSPQRSQSSPHRRNGRSERRSSGEKKTTEQKGLHDVGYQIRV; from the exons attccaatgccatctgtgcCTGCCTTTCAGCTGTCCACGCTTGTCCCTGAACGCCTGGAAGCCATACAGAGATACACCAGGGAATTGCA GTACAATCACACTGGGACCCAGTTCTTTGAGATAAAGAAGAATCGCCCTTTAACTGG CCTAATGGATCTTGCAAAAGAAATGATTCGAGAATCTCTGCCAATAAAGTGCTTGGAAGCAGTGATATTAGGGat TTACCTCACCAACAACATGCCCGGTGTAGAGAGATTCCCTATCAGTTTCAAAACTCAGTTCTCAGGGAACCACTTCCGCCACATAGTGCTGGGGATCCACCATGCCGGGCGCTTTGGTACACTGGGCATGAGCCGGCGTGAGGACCTCATGTTCAAACCCCCCGTGTGCAGGACTTTGCTTGACCTCATCCTAGAGTTTGAGGCCTCCTACAGGAAGTGCTGGCACACGCTGAAGAAGGTCAAGATTGGCCAGTACGTGTCCCACGACCCTCACAGTGTGGAGCAGGTGGAGTGGAAGCACTCAGTTCTGGACGTGGAGAAGCTGAGCCGGGAAGAGCTGCGCAAGGAGCTGGAGCGACACACCCGGGATATGCGGCTGAAG GTTGTGAAGGGAGCAGCCATGCCCTCGTCCCCAACTCCTGAGAGGAAGAAGGACACGTCATCACCCCAGCGCAGCCAGTCAAGCCCGCATCGCAGGAATGGCCGCAGTGAGAGAAG ATCTTCAGGAGAGAAGAAAACTACAGAACAAAAGGGCCTGCATGATGTGGGCTACCAGATCCGTGTGTGA